In the Silvanigrella aquatica genome, AGTGCTACTGCTTCGGGTATTAGCATAAAATACCTAGTGATCTCAGGATCTGTGATTGTTATAGGCCCGCCAGTTTTAATTTGTTCTATAAATTTAGGTACTACACTACCATTACTACCTAGTACATTACCAAATCTAACACTTGAATAATTTGTTTTACTATTCATGTTTTGAGAATGCCAAAGTAATAATAATTCACAAATTCGTTTTGTTGCTCCCATTACATTAGTAGGACGTATCGCTTTATCTGATGAAATAAGTACTACTTTTTCAACGTTATTTTTAGCTGCTTGTGAAAAAATATTTAATGCACTTTTAATATTATTTATTGAAGCGGAGGAGATATTATCTTCTACTAATGGAACGTGTTTGTAAGCGCAAGCATGAAAAATAATATCAATTTTGAATCGATTAAAAATATTATGACATGAAAAATCATCTGCTATATTTGCAAGAACTGCATGTATTTCTGTTGTAGGATATTTAGATTCTACTTCTTCATTAATTTTGTATAATGCAAACTCTGAAGAGTCATTCATAATAAGTTTTTTGGGATTTAAGACAAGAATTTGTCTTACAAGCTCTGATCCTATGGATCCCCCCGCTCCCGTAACTAGAACAACTTTATTTTCAATCGTTTCTCTTATTAATTCTTTATCAATACTGCGAGGTGTTCGTTTTAAGAGATCTTCTATTTTAATGTCTCTAAGTTTTGTTTCCTTGTCATTTGGATCTAGTAGAGATGATTCAGGGCTTGGAAGTATTTTTACTTTAAGATTTAAATTTACCATTTGTTTAACCAAAAAACGGACACGTTCTCCAGAGGCACTTGGCATAGAAATTATAATTTGTTCAATTTTATATTTTTTAATTAGACTTGGGAGATCTTTTTCAGACCCTAGAACTTTAATTCCAAGTATATCGCTACCCTTTTTAAAAATAGAATCATCAAGTATTCCAAAAATTTTGAATTCAGAACGAGCATTTAGTAAGGAAGGTAATTGGCGGCTTGTATTTATTCCTCCTCCATACACAAGAGTCGGTATACCATGTTTAAAAAATTTGTGGGAAAAACTGTCAATAATTCTAGAATAAAATCTAAAGAGACCACTAGCTGGCACGAAAAGAAGAAATTGAATAATAAACACGGATCTTGGTATTTGATCTAGATTAAATATAAAATTTGATAAAATATAAAATAGAAACGCTCCTAAAAGTGCTCCTAGTGTTACTCTAATTGCAGTAAAAATACTTGCTATTTTAAAAATTACTCTATGAGTTTTTAATAAAAAAAATGCAAATATATATGAGATTGCTGTAAGAATATAATAGTAAGGGAATAATATTTCGGAATATTTGGTAAAATCAATTCCTTCAACTCTCATATAAAGTGCGATTGGCAATAAAATAATAACAAGTAAAGTATCGATTGAGACTATCAAAACCTTTTTCATATATACACGAAATAATTCTTGATTTATTTTCATTCATGCTCTCTTTTCGTTATGTTTAATTTACTAAGAACAGCAATGCTTATAGAGAAATTAATGCTAGCTATTATTCCAAGTAAATTGAAATACCAATTCTGCAAAAAATTTCGGCAGTATTCTTAAGAAACCTCAAAACAACCTATTAGGAAGCAATTTTAATAAAACACAGTATCACATAGTCTATTTAACAAGAATGATACAAAGTTTTTAGAATAAATGGATTTTCTTAAATAACTTTAATCTAAAAACGATTTTCTTCTTCTCTTGAATAATAGTACATTTTATAAATAAGGCAAACATGGGAATATAACAAGAGTAAAATGCTTTTTATTTTTTATAAAGTGTATTATACAAAATATTCTTATCCCAATTTATTGACCTAGGTATTTTAACTTTCAATTGATTAAGAATGTAAGATCAAAAAATTGCTTATTTTTTGTTCGCTATTTTTTCGATTATCTTTAGGGTTGCGTTGACCTCGTGAGCAATAGATTCTTTTATAATCATTCGCAGCATATACGATGTATACTGCCTTTAGAGTGACAGAAATTAGTATAAAGTAACTGAATTAAAAATGAATGAGGAGTATAATTCAGATTGAGAACATGTCCTAACTAGACTTACTCGCCGGCATAAACTTACCAACAACCTTTTTCACTTCATCCAAACCGGCTTCTTTCGTGATATAAAAAACATTGTCGTATTTAAAGCCGTTTTCGCCACCTTGATTTACCAAGTTACTGCTAAAGAAAATGAAGGGGGTTTGAATTTTTTCTTCACGAAGGGCAACTAAAAAGTGAGGCCCTGTCATGCGAGGCATACGCACATCGCAAACGATGGCGACAATGCGATCGCCCAGTTGTTTCTTTTCTTGATCTTGGAAATATTCAAGAGCCTCTAAGCCATCTCCTGCTTCAATAGATTCCCAACCTGACTGCTTCATAGCACGCTTTACAAGGCGACGGATATCGGGTTCATCATCAACAATAAGGACAAGGGGATTGTCTTTACCTGCAAATTTTGCAGTTGATGCTTGCCCCTCAGTTGAAGCATCTTCTTTTTCCTGATCCTCTTTATGTTCTTCCACTTCTTGAAAGCAATTTAAGCTTAAACTAAATGTCACATGAGATTCTTGTAAAATAGCTTCAAATTTTGCACTGCCGGGCATTTTATTTGCAAATTTTTCAAGTGTTGTTGTTGCTATTTTTTGTTTTCCGCCTGCGACACAAGCGCATTGAGCCGATATCGTAACAAATTCATCATTTCCATTGATATCAACATAAATAACACTGTTACCTTGTGGGATCACATTACACAGTTCTGCAAAGGCAGCATTCAGCCACATAATAAAGTTAACAGGATTGGCTAAAACAGAAGGGTCATAAGTATCATCTTTTCGAATTTTACAAGTCACACCTTGAGTGGTGAATCTGTGAACATTGAGCATGAGAGCATCATCAACCATGCTCATAATTTTTGTAACTTGAGTCTCAGATAATTTGGGATTGGAAAACTTTCTAAACCATACAGCGAGATCTTGAATATCTTGCATGTATTTTAAGGCTTGTTTCATATCTTCTTGCGCTGTTTTTTCAGCTAAACTCGGCATAATTTGTGTTTGCAAAATACCGCGGCACATTGTAATTGGATTAATCAATTGATGCGCAATATCGGCGCCAATTTCTGAAATTGTATTCATGCGTACGGAATAATGTAATTCCGCTTGAGCAGACATTAAATCGGCCATTTTTTCACGCATTTGTGAATGTGTACTTTGCAATTCATCGTACATTTTTGTCAAACTCAAATCAGAAATTTCCATGCAGATTAAAATTTCTTCTTTTGAGTTATTATTGATAATAATTTTATGTAACTTTACTTCGGCAGGAAAGGAGCCTACAGGTCCTCTTCTGACTTGTCTTTGAAAATCATAAGCCTGACCTAAACTCATGGCAATATTAAATAAATCGTATATTAATTTATGATCTTTTTTATCGAATAAATCAT is a window encoding:
- a CDS encoding response regulator, translated to MTAEFSKDLDKALAAQILKNVSTGISLFSPEDHFMRWCNATFKKQTWFGGAGKSASKVSINDLFDKKDHKLIYDLFNIAMSLGQAYDFQRQVRRGPVGSFPAEVKLHKIIINNNSKEEILICMEISDLSLTKMYDELQSTHSQMREKMADLMSAQAELHYSVRMNTISEIGADIAHQLINPITMCRGILQTQIMPSLAEKTAQEDMKQALKYMQDIQDLAVWFRKFSNPKLSETQVTKIMSMVDDALMLNVHRFTTQGVTCKIRKDDTYDPSVLANPVNFIMWLNAAFAELCNVIPQGNSVIYVDINGNDEFVTISAQCACVAGGKQKIATTTLEKFANKMPGSAKFEAILQESHVTFSLSLNCFQEVEEHKEDQEKEDASTEGQASTAKFAGKDNPLVLIVDDEPDIRRLVKRAMKQSGWESIEAGDGLEALEYFQDQEKKQLGDRIVAIVCDVRMPRMTGPHFLVALREEKIQTPFIFFSSNLVNQGGENGFKYDNVFYITKEAGLDEVKKVVGKFMPASKSS
- a CDS encoding nucleoside-diphosphate sugar epimerase/dehydratase, which encodes MKINQELFRVYMKKVLIVSIDTLLVIILLPIALYMRVEGIDFTKYSEILFPYYYILTAISYIFAFFLLKTHRVIFKIASIFTAIRVTLGALLGAFLFYILSNFIFNLDQIPRSVFIIQFLLFVPASGLFRFYSRIIDSFSHKFFKHGIPTLVYGGGINTSRQLPSLLNARSEFKIFGILDDSIFKKGSDILGIKVLGSEKDLPSLIKKYKIEQIIISMPSASGERVRFLVKQMVNLNLKVKILPSPESSLLDPNDKETKLRDIKIEDLLKRTPRSIDKELIRETIENKVVLVTGAGGSIGSELVRQILVLNPKKLIMNDSSEFALYKINEEVESKYPTTEIHAVLANIADDFSCHNIFNRFKIDIIFHACAYKHVPLVEDNISSASINNIKSALNIFSQAAKNNVEKVVLISSDKAIRPTNVMGATKRICELLLLWHSQNMNSKTNYSSVRFGNVLGSNGSVVPKFIEQIKTGGPITITDPEITRYFMLIPEAVALVLQAATSKNSGEIFILNMGKPIKIVDMAKDIIQLMGKKLDQDIIIKYTGLRSGEKLFEELHFEFENLEEVTPDYSRISDIIQIDKNLINSIQNILNYAQRDNDSEVKHLIFSLINQYEKESKLPFNFSPYLNKNQLEINHPQEIDTSSITAAQTEISG